From one Gracilibacillus salinarum genomic stretch:
- the pelA gene encoding pectate lyase has product MNVKRIGNIALICMLLITTVFSSMPAMIVKADDNFNNVVIYEDNFNEQTTGEAPEGLELGETGGTVTIAEEEGNKSVHLNDTSESDFVSVSKSFEDLTNQVTVEMKFMQPEYTSSTKVMRLKGDNTAVILETNNNQIGYRNGDKSYDNLAEVEPGKWYNIKVAVDLANKTADVTIDGEAVLEGAELNSDATVINYFETFTPGSKALGHYIDDLKISHLEQEQVEEKPEADVSHLFDFNSDTTGEAPADLTVSDGGGTVSVADVPSAENKSVFLDDTSEETNVILSKSFEDLAGVVTVEANFMQPSYTSSTKVLRIKGDGTPVIIETKNNNITYRTGDNYQPLVELQENTWYKVKVEINVDEQKANIYINDELKLENAELNEQVSVVNFVESFTPNSGTDGHYIDDLSISGFYPKDPEEPTDPEEPTDPEEPTDPETPGENGAGDIYEAEDAELSDAIVDNQHVGFTGDGFVDYKPNAPGGWIEWEVEVPVAGEYRLDFRYAHGGTDQRPADISVNGEVVEEELAFGPSGGWTTWINTSTKVQLEAGKNVIRATGAGASGGANIDHLQVLMEVDQTYEAEDATLDTEKVIIDNKHVGFTGTGFIDFNPNAPGSWVEWTVDVPVAGEYNLDFRYAHGGTDQRPSQIKVNGEVVEEELAFAPSGGWTTWVTTSTKAELNAGENVIRATGAGASGGANIDHLRVHNKNDGGNEGPIEIEDSEAEEVVGGVLLKKLRKLGIAVDQLPGDEEAITRIEFFALVNQALGYVQEDQFKNLSSDESVWGVSTDEWYAYVLESAKALGYADQLAAGDSIQADKEITEQEAKQIIANIQDNTAEAGSEQALTWGEAKTLAASLQSENEDATVEIAGAHAISSNVLAVTLNGHFEDFTYSDLEVVVPSRKWELLAPGFENLRIDKAAKVTNQFGQTVILMHSQDEWNEYGEYPQEFEETRFSGDLDTAIEEADNLLTWQMDHGGWTKNWPHIYTRPWDGEESRSEWVEDGKELGTIDNDATISEIKYIAQVYQETKDPRYKESVEKGLEFLFDLQYDTGGFAQVFPRRGNYSDYVTFNDEAMVNVLEMLDLVAQKKYPFDSDLISDEYVIKSKESIESAVDYILEAQIEVDGKLTAWCAQHDPVTYEARGARAYEHPSISGSESVGVIRYLMSRPQTEEINQAVEAALAWLDEVKLEDTRYISGDPNNEYFVEDENSTAWYRFYEIGTNEPIFSGRDGVIKHDIMEIEAERRNGYSWGGHWGTQLLETAQQTGNYENKVFVQVSGTESATADGKTLAQDQVKTVEGQTKQIGEIDSDLIVAEDGSGDYETVQAAIDAVPANNSNPVTIFIKDGTYKEVITIPDNKPFITLLGESEENTILTYDNYAGRDNGVGGTMGTSGSASIYLRANDLIVKNMTLENSFDESINVEGNQAVAVYASGERQYFENVRFIGNQDTLYTRDGTQYYTNVYIEGDVDFIFGAASVVIEDSIIHSLDRGSDSNNGYVTAASTLLDDEYGMLIKDTSFTSDAPDGTVYLGRPWPAGGNPQARGSVVIMESELGAHIKEEGWTSMSGLQPEEARLYEYKNEGPGAVINDSRRQLTDEEAEMWTVQNVLKGWDPSTVDPDDGGDGDGNGDGDGNGDGDGNGDGDGNGDGDGSGDGNGDGDGNGDGDGNGDGDGNGDGDGNGDGDGNGDGDGNGDGDGNGDGDGNGDGDGNGDGDGNGDGDGNGDGDGSGDGDDSGDGNGSGDGDDNQADKEMTVNLNEKTEVKAGMTITIADSATSVKLPDDLPEGTTVVIQKADPEKTGDLETAGDVFTFDFTFPKVAEDYSGEFELSMGYDEASYQAEQVAVYYLNESNGNWEEIGGTVKNGQVSATVKHFSTYGVLAELDESKNDTGNNNEEDGMLPDTATNIFNWMLSSTILLALGMVILIITRQRKKNKI; this is encoded by the coding sequence ATGAACGTGAAACGAATAGGCAACATAGCGCTTATATGTATGTTATTAATAACAACGGTTTTTTCTTCAATGCCGGCAATGATTGTTAAAGCTGATGACAATTTTAACAACGTTGTTATCTATGAAGATAATTTTAACGAACAAACAACAGGTGAGGCACCAGAAGGACTTGAGCTAGGGGAGACTGGCGGTACAGTTACCATAGCAGAGGAGGAAGGAAATAAAAGTGTTCATTTAAATGACACGAGTGAAAGTGATTTTGTTTCTGTTTCGAAGTCATTTGAAGATTTAACAAATCAGGTGACAGTAGAAATGAAATTTATGCAGCCGGAATATACAAGTTCGACGAAAGTGATGCGCCTTAAAGGGGATAATACCGCTGTTATTCTCGAAACGAATAATAACCAGATTGGCTATCGCAATGGCGATAAATCTTATGACAATCTGGCTGAAGTGGAACCGGGGAAATGGTATAACATTAAGGTTGCTGTCGATTTAGCAAATAAGACAGCTGATGTAACTATTGACGGGGAGGCTGTGCTAGAAGGTGCTGAGCTTAATAGTGATGCAACTGTCATTAACTATTTCGAAACCTTTACTCCGGGAAGTAAAGCGTTAGGTCACTATATTGATGATCTTAAAATTTCTCATCTTGAACAAGAACAAGTAGAAGAAAAACCAGAAGCAGATGTTTCTCACTTATTCGATTTTAACAGTGATACTACAGGGGAAGCACCAGCAGACCTTACTGTGTCAGATGGTGGCGGGACGGTAAGTGTTGCTGACGTTCCTTCTGCTGAGAACAAAAGTGTGTTTCTGGATGATACCAGTGAAGAGACCAATGTGATTTTAAGTAAAAGCTTTGAGGATCTGGCTGGTGTAGTCACAGTGGAGGCAAACTTTATGCAGCCAAGCTATACAAGCTCAACTAAAGTATTGCGCATTAAAGGGGACGGAACACCAGTTATTATTGAAACAAAGAATAATAACATAACATATCGCACTGGTGATAATTATCAACCGTTAGTAGAGTTGCAGGAGAATACTTGGTATAAAGTAAAAGTGGAAATAAACGTAGATGAGCAGAAGGCAAATATCTATATTAATGATGAGTTAAAGTTAGAGAATGCGGAGTTAAATGAGCAGGTTTCTGTCGTTAATTTTGTAGAAAGTTTTACACCGAATAGTGGAACAGACGGTCATTATATCGATGACTTGAGCATTTCTGGTTTTTATCCGAAAGATCCGGAAGAACCAACAGATCCAGAGGAACCGACAGACCCGGAAGAGCCAACTGACCCGGAAACACCAGGTGAGAATGGTGCTGGTGACATTTATGAAGCAGAAGATGCAGAGCTAAGTGATGCGATTGTTGATAATCAGCACGTTGGCTTTACTGGTGATGGTTTTGTTGATTACAAACCAAATGCACCAGGTGGTTGGATTGAATGGGAGGTTGAGGTACCAGTTGCTGGAGAATATCGATTAGATTTCCGTTATGCACATGGTGGAACTGATCAGCGTCCAGCAGATATTAGTGTGAATGGAGAAGTAGTCGAAGAAGAGTTAGCGTTTGGGCCTTCAGGTGGCTGGACTACTTGGATCAATACGTCGACAAAAGTTCAGTTAGAAGCAGGCAAGAATGTTATTCGTGCAACAGGAGCAGGAGCAAGTGGTGGTGCGAATATTGATCATTTGCAAGTGTTGATGGAAGTAGATCAGACGTACGAAGCGGAAGATGCAACACTTGATACAGAGAAAGTTATTATTGACAACAAACATGTTGGCTTTACTGGAACTGGTTTTATCGACTTTAATCCGAATGCCCCTGGCAGCTGGGTAGAATGGACAGTTGATGTGCCGGTTGCAGGAGAGTATAACTTAGATTTTCGTTATGCACATGGTGGAACTGATCAGCGTCCGTCACAAATTAAAGTGAATGGTGAAGTAGTCGAAGAAGAATTAGCATTTGCCCCTTCAGGCGGATGGACCACGTGGGTAACTACCTCGACTAAAGCTGAACTGAATGCCGGTGAAAATGTCATTCGCGCAACAGGAGCAGGAGCAAGTGGTGGTGCCAATATTGACCATTTACGCGTTCACAATAAGAATGACGGTGGTAACGAAGGACCGATTGAGATAGAAGATTCAGAGGCAGAAGAAGTAGTTGGCGGCGTTCTGTTGAAGAAACTAAGGAAGTTAGGTATTGCTGTGGATCAGCTTCCGGGTGATGAGGAAGCCATAACAAGAATCGAATTTTTTGCACTTGTGAATCAAGCGTTAGGATATGTTCAGGAAGACCAGTTCAAAAATTTATCGAGTGATGAATCTGTTTGGGGTGTTTCTACGGATGAATGGTACGCATATGTACTAGAGTCTGCCAAAGCTTTAGGCTATGCCGATCAATTGGCAGCAGGTGACTCTATCCAAGCGGACAAGGAAATTACCGAACAAGAAGCAAAACAAATTATAGCTAATATACAGGATAATACGGCTGAAGCTGGATCTGAGCAAGCATTAACATGGGGAGAAGCGAAAACACTTGCTGCATCACTTCAATCGGAAAATGAAGATGCAACGGTTGAGATTGCTGGTGCTCATGCGATATCCAGTAACGTGTTAGCTGTTACGTTAAATGGTCATTTCGAAGATTTCACTTACTCTGATTTAGAAGTGGTCGTTCCTTCAAGAAAATGGGAACTGTTAGCGCCAGGGTTTGAAAATCTCCGCATTGATAAAGCAGCAAAAGTAACCAATCAATTTGGTCAAACGGTCATTTTGATGCACAGTCAGGATGAATGGAACGAATATGGGGAATATCCACAGGAATTTGAAGAAACAAGGTTTTCAGGCGATTTAGATACGGCCATTGAAGAAGCGGATAATTTACTGACATGGCAAATGGATCATGGTGGTTGGACGAAAAACTGGCCACATATTTATACACGTCCGTGGGATGGCGAAGAGTCCCGGTCTGAATGGGTAGAAGATGGTAAGGAACTTGGTACGATAGACAATGATGCAACCATTTCGGAAATTAAGTACATTGCACAGGTTTATCAGGAAACTAAGGATCCACGCTATAAAGAAAGTGTAGAAAAAGGACTAGAGTTTTTATTTGACTTGCAATATGACACAGGTGGATTTGCACAAGTTTTTCCACGTAGAGGAAATTACTCTGATTATGTCACATTTAATGACGAAGCAATGGTCAATGTGTTAGAGATGCTTGATCTGGTAGCACAGAAAAAATATCCATTTGATTCTGATTTAATCAGTGACGAGTATGTAATTAAATCGAAGGAATCGATTGAATCTGCAGTCGATTACATTTTGGAAGCGCAGATTGAGGTAGATGGCAAATTGACTGCATGGTGTGCACAGCATGATCCAGTTACGTATGAGGCAAGAGGAGCACGCGCCTATGAGCATCCATCGATTTCAGGTAGTGAATCGGTAGGGGTGATTCGTTATCTGATGTCCAGACCGCAAACAGAAGAGATTAATCAGGCAGTGGAAGCCGCATTAGCATGGCTGGATGAAGTGAAACTGGAAGATACACGATACATCAGTGGGGATCCAAACAACGAATATTTTGTAGAAGATGAGAACTCAACAGCTTGGTATCGTTTTTATGAGATCGGCACGAATGAACCAATTTTCTCTGGCCGTGATGGAGTCATCAAGCATGACATTATGGAAATCGAAGCAGAGCGTCGCAATGGCTATTCATGGGGTGGACATTGGGGTACGCAATTGCTGGAAACAGCACAACAGACAGGAAACTATGAGAATAAAGTTTTTGTACAGGTAAGCGGCACAGAATCCGCTACTGCTGATGGCAAAACGCTAGCACAGGATCAAGTGAAAACAGTGGAAGGTCAAACGAAACAAATTGGCGAAATTGACAGTGATCTTATCGTGGCAGAAGACGGATCAGGAGATTACGAAACTGTACAGGCAGCGATTGATGCCGTACCTGCTAACAACAGTAATCCGGTGACCATTTTTATAAAAGATGGCACATATAAGGAAGTTATCACGATTCCAGACAATAAACCATTCATCACACTATTAGGGGAAAGTGAAGAAAATACGATCCTTACTTACGATAATTATGCAGGTCGTGACAATGGTGTCGGTGGAACAATGGGTACAAGTGGAAGTGCCAGTATTTACTTAAGAGCGAACGATTTAATTGTCAAAAATATGACATTGGAAAATTCGTTTGATGAAAGCATTAATGTAGAAGGCAACCAGGCAGTTGCTGTCTATGCCAGCGGGGAACGTCAATATTTTGAAAATGTCCGGTTTATAGGTAATCAGGACACGTTATATACGCGTGATGGTACACAATATTACACCAATGTCTATATCGAAGGAGACGTAGATTTCATCTTTGGTGCAGCGAGTGTGGTAATCGAGGATTCCATTATTCATTCCTTGGATAGAGGATCTGATTCTAATAATGGTTATGTAACAGCTGCAAGTACGTTACTTGATGATGAATATGGAATGCTGATCAAGGATACGTCGTTCACGAGTGATGCACCTGATGGAACAGTCTATTTAGGCAGACCTTGGCCAGCAGGTGGAAATCCACAAGCTCGAGGCAGTGTGGTCATTATGGAAAGTGAATTAGGTGCCCACATTAAAGAAGAAGGCTGGACTTCGATGAGTGGACTCCAACCGGAAGAAGCGCGTCTTTATGAATATAAAAATGAAGGTCCTGGAGCAGTCATCAATGATTCACGTCGTCAGCTGACAGATGAAGAAGCAGAGATGTGGACTGTTCAAAACGTTCTGAAAGGCTGGGATCCATCCACAGTCGATCCGGATGACGGCGGAGACGGAGATGGCAACGGAGATGGAGACGGCAATGGAGATGGAGATGGCAACGGAGATGGAGATGGCAACGGAGATGGAGACGGCAGCGGAGACGGCAACGGAGATGGAGACGGCAACGGAGATGGAGACGGCAACGGAGATGGAGACGGCAACGGAGATGGAGATGGCAACGGAGATGGAGATGGCAACGGAGATGGAGATGGCAACGGAGATGGAGACGGCAACGGAGATGGAGATGGCAACGGAGATGGAGATGGCAACGGAGATGGAGATGGCAACGGAGATGGAGATGGCAATGGAGATGGAGACGGCAGCGGAGATGGAGATGACAGTGGAGATGGAAACGGCAGCGGAGATGGAGATGACAACCAAGCCGATAAAGAAATGACCGTCAATTTAAATGAAAAAACAGAAGTAAAGGCTGGTATGACTATAACTATTGCTGATTCAGCTACGTCAGTGAAGTTGCCAGATGACTTACCAGAAGGAACAACGGTAGTGATCCAAAAGGCTGACCCAGAGAAAACTGGTGATTTAGAAACAGCAGGTGATGTGTTTACCTTTGACTTTACGTTCCCGAAGGTTGCAGAAGATTATAGCGGAGAATTTGAATTATCTATGGGCTATGATGAAGCATCCTATCAAGCGGAGCAAGTCGCCGTTTATTACTTGAATGAATCGAATGGTAACTGGGAGGAAATTGGTGGAACAGTGAAAAATGGTCAGGTATCTGCGACAGTAAAGCATTTCTCTACTTATGGTGTGCTAGCTGAATTGGATGAAAGTAAAAATGATACAGGCAATAATAATGAAGAGGATGGCATGTTGCCTGATACGGCTACAAATATCTTTAACTGGATGTTGTCGAGTACCATTTTGCTCGCTCTCGGAATGGTTATATTGATCATAACTAGACAAAGAAAGAAAAATAAGATATAG
- a CDS encoding AraC family transcriptional regulator: MIVEQLAAAKPFVDVPAFSIQHKRDNHTIKEFHSHQGFEMVWVKGGEAQFIFEEKVFHLKKGHVLCFKGSELHKVRLPDDQGYERVVIMFTDDLFPDTQPIYQEFKELLDKQPTPHFYLQIDTQGYESFSHIIRKLLQEEMSPEKWQQQHALNLYVTELLLFLSRRLHAETNEINQQHLTNPIQTQEKILREINLIWNTTWQLEDLAARLHFNKYYLCHFFKKEFGMTIQQYVLQRRMYEAKKLLVETNTSIADIAVQIGFSTASNFIRCFKKYQQVTPKQFRNQGN, encoded by the coding sequence GTGATTGTAGAACAATTAGCAGCCGCTAAGCCATTTGTGGATGTACCAGCGTTTTCTATTCAACATAAAAGAGATAATCATACCATCAAAGAATTTCATTCACATCAAGGTTTTGAAATGGTTTGGGTCAAAGGAGGGGAAGCACAGTTTATATTCGAAGAGAAAGTCTTTCATCTGAAAAAAGGACATGTACTTTGCTTTAAAGGCAGTGAGCTTCATAAAGTACGATTACCTGATGACCAGGGCTATGAACGGGTAGTGATCATGTTTACAGATGATTTGTTTCCAGACACACAGCCAATTTATCAGGAATTTAAAGAGTTACTGGATAAACAGCCGACACCACATTTTTATCTTCAAATTGACACGCAAGGCTACGAAAGTTTTTCTCATATTATTCGGAAATTGCTGCAGGAAGAAATGTCACCAGAGAAATGGCAGCAACAACATGCATTGAATTTATATGTCACGGAATTATTATTGTTTTTAAGCCGTCGATTACATGCAGAAACAAATGAGATCAATCAACAACATCTTACCAATCCAATACAAACACAGGAAAAAATTTTAAGAGAAATTAATCTGATTTGGAATACAACCTGGCAACTGGAAGATTTAGCTGCAAGGCTCCATTTTAATAAATATTATTTGTGCCACTTTTTTAAAAAAGAATTTGGCATGACGATTCAGCAATACGTGCTGCAAAGAAGAATGTACGAAGCAAAAAAACTGTTAGTCGAAACCAATACGTCTATTGCGGACATTGCTGTACAAATTGGGTTTTCTACAGCATCTAACTTTATTAGATGTTTTAAGAAATATCAACAGGTCACACCAAAACAGTTTCGTAATCAGGGAAACTAG
- a CDS encoding choice-of-anchor I family protein: MKKTSVLLLTAILLIISPVITSAASNITYHTESDESLAVELLGRYSSGAEIDDGGTEIVAYDPHTAKAYSVNGSAKTLDIIDLSVLAQGDTEIPLEKQIKLSDFGVNAGDLTSVAIDPESRFIAIAVPAENKVDNGNVVIMSTDGDVLTTVEVGALPDMVTVTPDGNHLLVANEAEPSEDYSVNPEGSVTIIDVSEGVTQGAVLPTKTASFSNEIVEEGVRKVHPDSTYAQDLEPEYIVVDDASNYAYVVLQEDNAMAKLNIETGEFVTVKSLGYKDFSAGDNKLDASDKEDKINMRNWPVLSMYQPDGMDLIEMNGKSYILTANEGDAQDWDGFSEEARVEDLVEDDAYQLNADLYQGYTQKELDQMVEEGLFDKEQLGRLGTSTSHPVNEDGKYEAIYGYGARSFSVWDAETLELVYDSGSEFEEKVAQFMPEYFHSNNDEDSFESRSDDKGVEPESVITGEVAGTTYAFVGLERQGGIMVYDMTNPASPSFDSYFSSRTFQGLDAEVDEASGDVAPEGLTFIKAEDSPTNEPILLAAHEVSGTIAAYELGVSSHASLQELTINNGELTPAFSPDHYEYQVEVGHDVDSMQIAARTNSADAHVLVNGMDASEPVALEDGVNAINVDVVAEDSSISTYLIVVNKLMAHKIEELKKDGDCWKLETDIQTLDDKATLELIVPDSAETPDFITFSAEQIHQLKEKNISVMVKKSDIQLAFDMLSFSSEEALTLSIDKKDETAYKNGDQAQTNIVDLSFQQSGQVVSEFVHPVQLSFALAEKKKDSGVYYWDETAGNWSLEEAESTYHDGWLTTVAEHFSVFAVFRASDLAEEPAEPVDPDDNENEQVAEEPTIPPTTDHTTDNELPDTATNMYTLMVFGGILLLIGMVIFGVRLKRKSTP, from the coding sequence ATGAAGAAAACGTCGGTCTTATTATTAACAGCTATATTACTCATCATCAGTCCTGTCATAACTAGTGCCGCATCAAATATTACATACCATACAGAAAGTGATGAATCACTAGCGGTGGAATTACTTGGCCGTTATTCCAGTGGTGCGGAGATTGATGACGGAGGTACGGAAATCGTTGCCTATGATCCACACACGGCAAAAGCCTACTCTGTCAATGGTTCGGCGAAAACGTTAGACATTATTGATCTGTCGGTATTAGCGCAAGGAGATACAGAAATTCCGTTAGAAAAGCAAATTAAGCTTAGCGATTTTGGCGTTAATGCCGGAGATTTAACAAGTGTGGCAATTGATCCTGAGAGCAGATTTATTGCGATTGCTGTCCCTGCAGAAAATAAAGTAGATAACGGAAATGTCGTGATCATGTCTACGGATGGGGACGTCTTAACGACAGTGGAAGTGGGCGCGTTACCAGATATGGTGACGGTAACACCTGACGGCAATCATCTTTTGGTAGCGAATGAAGCAGAGCCTAGCGAGGATTATTCAGTTAACCCAGAAGGTTCTGTCACTATTATTGATGTGAGTGAGGGTGTAACACAAGGAGCAGTATTACCAACAAAGACCGCTTCTTTCTCAAATGAAATCGTAGAAGAGGGTGTTCGCAAGGTTCATCCTGATAGTACCTATGCACAAGATTTAGAGCCAGAGTACATTGTCGTTGATGATGCGAGCAACTATGCCTATGTCGTACTGCAAGAAGACAATGCGATGGCAAAGTTAAACATTGAAACAGGTGAATTTGTCACCGTTAAAAGTTTAGGTTATAAAGACTTCTCTGCTGGAGATAACAAACTGGATGCGTCGGATAAAGAGGACAAAATCAATATGCGTAATTGGCCAGTATTATCCATGTATCAGCCCGATGGAATGGATTTAATTGAAATGAACGGTAAATCATATATTCTTACTGCTAACGAAGGGGATGCTCAGGATTGGGATGGATTCTCTGAAGAAGCACGAGTAGAAGATCTTGTGGAAGATGACGCTTATCAATTAAATGCGGATCTTTATCAAGGATATACACAGAAAGAGCTAGATCAAATGGTAGAAGAAGGTTTGTTTGATAAAGAACAGCTTGGAAGATTAGGTACTTCCACTTCTCATCCTGTTAATGAAGACGGAAAATATGAAGCCATTTATGGATATGGCGCGCGATCCTTCTCTGTCTGGGATGCCGAAACGTTAGAATTAGTGTATGACAGTGGCTCTGAATTTGAAGAAAAAGTTGCTCAATTTATGCCGGAATATTTCCATAGTAACAATGATGAAGATTCCTTTGAGTCAAGAAGTGATGATAAGGGTGTCGAGCCCGAATCGGTGATTACCGGAGAAGTAGCAGGTACTACTTATGCTTTTGTTGGCTTAGAACGTCAAGGGGGCATCATGGTCTACGATATGACGAATCCAGCATCACCAAGCTTTGATAGTTATTTTTCTTCTCGAACATTCCAAGGACTTGATGCTGAAGTGGACGAGGCAAGTGGTGATGTAGCACCTGAAGGCTTAACGTTTATTAAAGCAGAAGACAGTCCGACAAATGAACCTATTTTGTTAGCTGCACATGAAGTAAGTGGAACAATTGCTGCTTATGAATTAGGTGTGTCTTCTCATGCAAGCTTACAAGAGTTAACCATTAACAATGGTGAATTAACGCCGGCATTTTCACCGGATCACTATGAGTATCAAGTAGAAGTAGGGCATGATGTAGATAGTATGCAAATCGCAGCAAGAACGAACTCTGCCGATGCCCATGTGTTGGTCAATGGGATGGATGCATCGGAGCCGGTAGCATTAGAGGACGGTGTGAATGCGATTAATGTAGATGTCGTAGCAGAAGACAGCTCCATCTCTACTTATCTGATTGTCGTCAATAAATTGATGGCACATAAAATCGAAGAGTTGAAAAAAGACGGTGACTGCTGGAAACTAGAAACCGATATTCAAACATTAGATGATAAGGCTACACTCGAATTGATCGTTCCGGATTCAGCAGAAACGCCAGATTTCATAACCTTTTCTGCTGAACAAATCCATCAGCTCAAGGAAAAAAACATTTCCGTAATGGTGAAAAAGTCTGATATACAACTGGCTTTCGATATGCTCTCATTCTCTTCCGAGGAAGCATTAACATTATCGATCGATAAAAAAGACGAAACTGCCTATAAAAATGGAGATCAAGCGCAAACAAATATAGTTGATTTGAGTTTCCAGCAATCTGGACAAGTCGTTTCTGAGTTTGTACATCCTGTTCAGTTGTCCTTTGCATTAGCTGAAAAAAAGAAAGACTCCGGAGTATATTATTGGGATGAGACAGCAGGTAACTGGTCATTAGAGGAAGCGGAATCGACTTATCACGATGGATGGCTGACAACTGTCGCGGAACATTTTAGTGTCTTTGCTGTCTTTCGTGCTTCTGATTTAGCAGAGGAACCGGCTGAGCCAGTCGATCCAGATGACAATGAAAACGAGCAGGTTGCAGAAGAACCAACTATCCCGCCAACTACAGATCATACAACGGATAACGAATTACCAGACACAGCTACAAATATGTACACGTTGATGGTTTTCGGAGGTATTTTGCTTCTGATAGGGATGGTTATTTTTGGAGTGAGATTGAAAAGAAAAAGTACACCATAA